A window of the Planctomycetaceae bacterium genome harbors these coding sequences:
- a CDS encoding circularly permuted type 2 ATP-grasp protein produces the protein MSSNRIDGSIHPGTGAKPFSFFSEYQPLAGAYDECCLPNGSIRKEWQSVVARLDSMGLEELSNRWQQARTQISRDGVTFNPHDSEGTVSRPWLLDAIPLVFAESAWQSLSLKLAQRARLMEALLSDLFGDQRLLKERIIPPDLVFGHPAWYPVYQQLYASGHRFLDYYVSDLARDTDGKWWVTGDRVKSPFGLGYSLENRIVTSRMLSGILRKVPVKRLAPFYATMKEQLRQLAPRFRDNPRIVLWSKGPKSRSYFEDSYLSRYLGYTLAEGGDLAIRGESVQLKTLGGLLPVEVLFRRLDDDDCDPIELNPGSEHGVPGLLETIRSGKIAVTNSIGSRLIESPAFVPYLPAISRFLLSEELQLPSVPTWWCGESSAMEHVLRNLDTMIVRPAFRTTDEPPLHSSGMSAQQRNELEQKIRAEPTSYVAQSPVHRSTAPVLVDGKVVPWYLALRAFLIHSDSGFRSLPGGLARVSPQSENLNFTMTSGERTQDVWILTQHHEPEISLLDAPTTMVQPRRSGSELPSRVADNMFWLGRYIERAEQTCRLFRTVFESFESELPDGPEHQPLLRSLAEHGHIEPDHAVPELRRMSTELIDLLPESLFDLQRPMGLRSTIASATYNAVRVRDRISPDMWRTIDRIKERMKPETYGKDLRDLDVMDMLDRMLADFAAFSGLAAESMTRTLAWRFLDLGQRLERTAQINGLIKNFFCQVTPGGDPVVVDPAVIETVLKITNSLMTYRSRYLATYQIPVVLDLLITDSTNPRSILFQIQQINQHLDAMPHGETQAMLNSEQRHGLAMANAVRLADIFELSEADASGRRLQLQKLTKRLDDQLPRLSDELSGRFLIHAGLTRHFAMSNPHLHRVSNSTQAASGNPRRDSGKSTR, from the coding sequence ATGAGTTCCAATCGCATCGACGGATCGATCCATCCCGGCACTGGCGCAAAGCCATTCTCTTTTTTTAGTGAATACCAGCCGCTGGCCGGAGCGTATGACGAATGTTGCCTTCCCAATGGGTCAATCCGGAAGGAATGGCAGTCTGTGGTGGCACGTCTCGACAGCATGGGACTCGAGGAACTCAGCAATCGCTGGCAGCAGGCACGGACGCAGATTTCCAGGGACGGGGTTACATTTAACCCGCACGATTCGGAAGGCACAGTATCCAGGCCGTGGTTGCTGGACGCCATTCCGTTGGTTTTTGCTGAATCAGCATGGCAGTCGCTGAGTCTGAAACTTGCTCAGCGCGCCCGATTGATGGAAGCTCTGCTGTCGGACTTGTTCGGTGACCAGCGACTTCTGAAAGAACGGATCATCCCCCCCGATCTTGTGTTCGGACATCCTGCCTGGTACCCCGTTTATCAGCAGTTGTACGCATCAGGTCATCGCTTTCTGGATTATTACGTCAGCGATCTGGCTCGAGACACGGATGGCAAGTGGTGGGTCACCGGAGATCGTGTCAAATCACCTTTCGGACTCGGGTATTCACTGGAGAACCGCATTGTCACGTCACGTATGTTGTCGGGGATTCTGCGAAAAGTGCCCGTCAAACGTCTGGCACCGTTCTATGCAACCATGAAAGAACAACTGCGGCAACTGGCCCCGCGTTTTCGGGACAATCCGCGAATCGTTCTCTGGTCAAAGGGGCCCAAGAGTCGTTCGTACTTCGAAGACTCTTATTTGTCGCGGTACCTGGGCTACACGCTCGCCGAAGGTGGTGACCTCGCAATTCGCGGGGAAAGCGTGCAATTAAAAACCCTGGGCGGGCTGCTTCCCGTTGAAGTTCTGTTTCGGCGGCTGGACGATGATGATTGTGATCCGATTGAGTTGAATCCTGGTTCTGAACACGGTGTGCCGGGCCTGCTGGAAACGATTCGGAGCGGAAAGATCGCGGTCACAAATTCCATCGGAAGTCGACTCATCGAATCCCCGGCCTTTGTACCGTATCTGCCCGCAATCAGCCGATTCCTGCTGTCCGAAGAGTTGCAGCTGCCGTCCGTTCCGACCTGGTGGTGCGGCGAATCAAGCGCGATGGAGCACGTGCTGCGAAATCTGGACACAATGATCGTTCGACCGGCATTCAGAACAACCGATGAACCGCCGCTCCATTCCTCGGGGATGTCGGCCCAGCAACGTAATGAACTGGAACAGAAGATCCGCGCGGAGCCCACCAGCTACGTGGCGCAAAGCCCCGTTCACCGATCCACTGCACCCGTACTTGTCGACGGGAAGGTAGTGCCCTGGTATCTGGCGTTGCGGGCGTTTCTGATCCATTCGGATTCCGGATTTCGGAGCCTGCCAGGTGGACTGGCTCGCGTTTCACCCCAGTCTGAGAATCTGAACTTCACGATGACGTCCGGGGAACGAACGCAGGATGTCTGGATTCTGACTCAGCACCACGAGCCGGAAATCAGTCTTCTGGATGCGCCGACTACGATGGTTCAGCCGCGCAGAAGCGGTTCTGAACTGCCAAGTCGAGTTGCAGATAACATGTTCTGGCTGGGGCGATACATTGAACGGGCTGAACAGACCTGCCGTCTGTTCCGGACGGTTTTCGAATCGTTTGAATCAGAGTTGCCGGATGGGCCTGAACATCAGCCCCTGCTGAGATCTCTCGCGGAACATGGACACATTGAACCAGACCATGCGGTTCCGGAACTGCGTCGAATGTCAACGGAGTTGATCGACCTGCTGCCCGAATCTCTCTTCGACCTTCAGCGTCCAATGGGGCTGCGATCCACGATTGCCAGCGCAACCTACAATGCCGTGCGCGTGCGGGATCGAATTTCCCCGGACATGTGGAGGACGATCGATCGCATTAAGGAACGGATGAAACCGGAAACATATGGAAAGGACCTTCGTGACTTAGATGTCATGGACATGCTCGACCGCATGCTGGCGGACTTTGCAGCCTTCTCCGGACTGGCCGCCGAAAGCATGACGCGCACACTGGCATGGCGTTTTCTGGACCTTGGCCAGCGACTCGAAAGAACAGCACAGATTAATGGGCTGATCAAGAATTTCTTTTGTCAGGTTACCCCAGGCGGGGATCCGGTAGTCGTTGACCCGGCCGTCATCGAAACGGTACTCAAGATCACAAACAGCCTGATGACATATCGAAGTCGTTATCTCGCGACTTACCAGATCCCGGTCGTACTTGATCTGCTCATTACGGATTCAACAAATCCAAGGTCCATCCTGTTTCAAATACAGCAGATCAACCAGCATCTGGACGCAATGCCACATGGAGAAACTCAGGCAATGCTGAATTCTGAACAGCGTCATGGGCTTGCCATGGCAAACGCTGTTCGGCTCGCAGATATTTTCGAGCTAAGCGAGGCGGATGCCTCAGGACGTCGCCTTCAGCTTCAAAAGCTTACAAAACGTCTGGACGATCAATTGCCGCGATTGTCCGATGAGTTATCAGGCCGATTTCTGATTCACGCCGGGCTGACCCGTCACTTCGCCATGTCCAATCCGCATCTGCACCGAGTATCAAACTCGACGCAGGCAGCGTCCGGGAATCCACGTCGCGACTCCGGGAAGTCGACCCGATGA
- the pdxA gene encoding 4-hydroxythreonine-4-phosphate dehydrogenase PdxA, producing MPANYLSTASNDSPQSCPVVAITIGDVAGIGPEVVVRALNSILHPPSSTEISPSHCMFLPLVIGHPRVMEEAAQLAGKSLTFVPLDAIPGEGHLQSLLQKLQSSGQVACWNPAGDAVLSAPGCQVSSTAGEAAYQYLVEAIRLTQSGVTDAIVTAPLNKESLHAAGHQEPGHTEILAAECRIEEFAMMLHLSESRIRNIRGVLSGMQDETEFDGNGLSIAHVTLHTSVKSVPQLLSQKAVLEKIQLMDQFLTRIGCSRKAIAVCALNPHGGENGLFGDEESRMIRPAVEQAAAGGTNVTGPLPVDTLIRRAVLGEFDGVVAMYHDQGHIPVKLIGFDSAVNITLGLPIIRTSPTHGTAFDRAWNPSTPADHSGMLEAIRMAVLLCDPRDNRSNGGQTGEGRPL from the coding sequence ATGCCTGCTAACTACTTGTCCACCGCTTCGAACGATTCTCCCCAATCCTGCCCGGTAGTCGCCATCACCATTGGAGATGTTGCGGGAATCGGCCCCGAAGTCGTCGTTCGGGCGCTGAACAGCATCCTTCATCCGCCCAGCAGTACCGAGATTTCTCCGTCACATTGTATGTTCCTTCCTTTAGTCATCGGGCACCCGCGCGTCATGGAGGAGGCAGCCCAATTGGCTGGAAAATCGCTGACCTTTGTCCCTCTGGATGCAATTCCGGGCGAAGGTCACCTGCAGTCCCTGTTGCAGAAACTTCAATCTTCCGGACAGGTTGCCTGCTGGAATCCAGCCGGGGATGCCGTTCTCTCCGCCCCTGGATGTCAAGTCAGCTCGACGGCGGGCGAAGCTGCTTATCAATATCTGGTTGAAGCCATTCGCCTGACTCAGTCGGGGGTGACCGACGCCATTGTCACCGCCCCACTGAACAAGGAGTCCCTGCACGCAGCCGGACATCAGGAACCAGGTCACACAGAAATTCTGGCCGCCGAATGCCGGATTGAAGAATTCGCCATGATGCTTCACCTGTCCGAGTCCCGCATTCGAAACATCCGTGGGGTCCTGAGTGGAATGCAGGATGAAACCGAGTTTGACGGAAATGGACTCAGCATCGCCCACGTGACGCTACACACTTCGGTGAAAAGTGTGCCGCAGCTCCTGTCACAGAAAGCGGTGCTGGAAAAAATCCAGCTGATGGACCAGTTCCTCACGCGAATCGGCTGCTCACGCAAAGCCATTGCCGTCTGCGCTCTCAACCCTCACGGTGGCGAAAACGGTCTGTTCGGAGACGAGGAGTCTCGAATGATTCGCCCTGCCGTTGAACAGGCGGCCGCCGGGGGCACGAATGTGACCGGCCCCCTGCCAGTCGACACGCTGATACGTCGGGCCGTTCTGGGAGAATTTGATGGTGTGGTGGCGATGTACCACGATCAGGGACACATTCCCGTCAAACTCATTGGATTTGATTCTGCCGTGAATATTACGCTGGGCCTGCCCATCATTCGAACCAGTCCGACCCACGGAACGGCATTCGACCGCGCATGGAATCCTTCAACCCCAGCCGACCATTCCGGTATGCTCGAAGCAATTCGAATGGCAGTACTGTTGTGTGATCCGCGTGACAACCGCTCAAACGGTGGCCAGACGGGGGAAGGACGGCCACTATGA
- a CDS encoding transglutaminase family protein, giving the protein MTIRVALNHKTTYYYDRRISLGPQIVRLRPAPHCRTPIHSYSLTVKPEKHFINWQQDPHANYQARFVFPDKTKQLSVEVDLIAEMTVINPFDFFVEESGDQFPFQYDKALRRDLLPFLELTEPGPQWRSFIDSIDRTRRNTVDFLVDLNARLQQEIRYEIRMEPGVQSAEETLTLKRGSCRDTGWLLVQTLRHLGLAARFVSGYLIQLTPDVKSLDGPSGAEYDFTDLHAWAEVFLPGAGWVGLDPTSGLFAGEGHIPLACTPEPMSAAPISGTLDECEVEFDFAMTVTRIHEDPRVTRPYTDMQWEAINRLGNEVDRRLKEEDVRLTMGGEPTFVSVDDMEGAEWNSAAVGPQKRRLSEVLIKRLRDAFAAGAFLHYGQGKWYPGESLPRWALGCYWRTDGLPVWHDAGLIADIDRDYGLDADAAARFIHHLAKALEVNDRYIVPAFEDIAHYLVKEQRLPVNVDPRDPKLRNPEDRARMVSVFERGLNAPVGFVMPLKRQWWQSQHRPWISGPWPVRSGRMFLLPGDSPLGLRLPLDSLPYVPDSRLPPFQPRDPTIQRPPLPRFDDRRQDFLRGAEQAVGVQGISEQLLSRVHSPDEVMDPGSVVRTALCVEPRNGRLHVFMPPVELLEDYLELLAAVECTAQTLKMPVVIEGYLPPQDDRLQCLKVTPDPGVIEVNTHPASSWDELVETTTTLYELARQTRLGTEKFDLDGHHTGTGGGNHVVMGGPTPADSPFLRRPDMLKSFVGYWLNHPSLSYLFSGRFVGPTSQAPRVDEGRRDALYELELAFSQVPDRSQPSAPWLVDRLFRNLLIDLTGNTHRAEICIDKLYSPDSTTGRLGLVELRGFEMPPHAQMSLTQQLLIRALAMKFWSTPFNERLTDWGTSLHDRYLLPWFVWTDLGHVIEDLNAAGLAFERSWFSPHFEFRFPMIGEITVDGIHFELRNAIEPWYVLGEEPGGGGTVRFVDSSVERLQVRVTGMTGTRHVISCNGRRIPLHPTGVQGEYVGAVRYRAWWPPSCLHPTVPVHSPLVFDILDVWSERSIGGCVYHVSHPAGRNYETFPVNAYEAEARRVSRFFAMGHTPGPVNIPPREINAAFPLTLDLRRGVSPA; this is encoded by the coding sequence ATGACCATTCGTGTCGCACTGAATCACAAGACGACATACTACTACGATCGTCGGATTTCACTTGGGCCACAGATCGTACGATTGAGACCGGCACCACACTGTCGAACTCCAATCCACAGCTATTCGCTGACCGTTAAGCCTGAAAAACATTTTATTAACTGGCAGCAGGACCCTCACGCCAATTATCAGGCAAGATTCGTCTTCCCTGATAAGACGAAGCAGTTGTCTGTTGAGGTCGACCTGATCGCAGAAATGACGGTCATCAATCCATTCGATTTCTTCGTTGAAGAATCCGGGGATCAGTTTCCATTTCAATACGACAAGGCTTTGCGGCGCGATCTGCTTCCGTTTCTGGAACTTACAGAACCGGGTCCTCAATGGCGGTCCTTCATCGACAGTATCGACCGCACCCGACGAAACACGGTCGATTTTCTGGTTGATCTGAATGCACGCCTGCAGCAGGAGATTCGCTATGAAATCAGGATGGAACCCGGTGTCCAGTCGGCCGAAGAAACTCTGACACTGAAGCGAGGGTCCTGCCGCGACACCGGATGGTTGCTGGTACAGACTCTGCGCCACCTTGGTTTAGCCGCCCGATTTGTTTCCGGGTATTTGATTCAGCTTACTCCGGACGTAAAGTCCCTGGATGGTCCAAGCGGGGCAGAGTACGACTTCACGGACCTTCACGCCTGGGCCGAAGTCTTCCTTCCCGGAGCTGGATGGGTGGGGCTCGATCCGACTTCCGGTTTGTTCGCAGGCGAAGGCCACATTCCTCTGGCCTGTACGCCGGAGCCAATGTCAGCCGCGCCCATCAGTGGAACACTGGATGAATGTGAGGTTGAATTTGACTTCGCAATGACTGTGACTCGCATCCACGAGGATCCGCGAGTGACCAGGCCATACACCGACATGCAATGGGAGGCGATCAATCGCCTTGGCAACGAAGTGGATCGCAGGCTCAAGGAGGAAGATGTTCGATTGACGATGGGCGGCGAACCAACCTTCGTATCGGTCGATGACATGGAAGGCGCAGAATGGAATTCCGCTGCTGTCGGACCACAAAAGCGGCGTCTGTCCGAAGTGCTCATCAAGCGACTGCGCGACGCCTTCGCTGCAGGGGCATTTCTGCATTATGGTCAGGGAAAATGGTATCCCGGAGAGTCTCTGCCCCGATGGGCACTGGGTTGTTACTGGCGAACCGACGGACTGCCGGTCTGGCATGATGCAGGTTTGATTGCCGACATCGATCGCGATTATGGCCTGGATGCAGATGCGGCGGCCCGCTTTATTCACCACCTGGCAAAAGCTCTGGAAGTCAATGACCGCTACATCGTCCCCGCCTTCGAAGACATCGCACATTACCTGGTGAAGGAACAGCGGCTGCCGGTGAATGTGGATCCACGTGACCCAAAGCTGCGCAATCCGGAAGACCGAGCCAGAATGGTTTCGGTTTTCGAACGCGGACTCAACGCGCCGGTGGGATTCGTAATGCCATTAAAACGCCAGTGGTGGCAGAGCCAGCATCGCCCCTGGATCAGTGGACCGTGGCCGGTTCGGTCAGGACGCATGTTTCTCCTTCCAGGAGACTCGCCGCTGGGGCTGCGATTGCCACTGGATTCCCTGCCCTACGTGCCGGATTCCAGACTGCCGCCTTTTCAGCCGCGAGACCCGACCATCCAGCGACCACCGTTGCCACGATTTGATGATCGGCGACAGGATTTCCTGCGAGGAGCAGAGCAGGCTGTTGGCGTTCAGGGAATTTCAGAACAGTTGCTGTCCAGAGTTCATTCTCCCGATGAAGTGATGGATCCGGGTTCGGTGGTTCGCACAGCGTTATGTGTAGAACCCCGTAACGGGCGTCTTCATGTGTTCATGCCACCGGTTGAACTTCTCGAAGACTACCTGGAATTGCTTGCTGCCGTCGAATGCACAGCCCAGACATTAAAAATGCCGGTTGTGATCGAAGGCTATTTACCGCCGCAGGACGACCGGCTTCAGTGTCTGAAAGTGACACCGGATCCGGGCGTCATCGAAGTAAATACGCATCCGGCATCCTCGTGGGATGAGTTGGTTGAAACAACAACAACGCTTTACGAACTTGCACGCCAAACGCGTCTTGGTACCGAGAAGTTTGATCTGGACGGACATCATACGGGAACTGGTGGTGGCAACCATGTGGTCATGGGTGGACCAACTCCGGCGGACAGCCCTTTCCTTCGACGCCCGGACATGCTGAAGAGCTTCGTTGGCTACTGGCTGAATCACCCTTCATTGTCTTACCTTTTCAGCGGACGTTTTGTCGGCCCCACGAGCCAGGCTCCACGCGTTGACGAAGGTCGCCGTGATGCACTTTATGAACTGGAACTTGCTTTTTCGCAGGTCCCCGATCGGAGTCAGCCATCTGCGCCATGGCTGGTGGATCGATTGTTCAGAAATCTGCTGATCGATCTGACTGGAAACACGCATCGTGCGGAGATTTGTATCGACAAACTGTACTCGCCGGATAGTACGACGGGACGACTTGGCCTGGTCGAACTCCGCGGATTTGAAATGCCGCCGCATGCACAGATGAGTCTGACGCAGCAACTGCTGATTCGGGCTCTCGCGATGAAATTCTGGTCAACGCCATTCAACGAACGACTGACCGACTGGGGAACCTCACTGCACGACCGTTATCTGTTACCCTGGTTCGTCTGGACGGACCTTGGCCACGTAATCGAAGATCTGAACGCCGCTGGTTTAGCGTTTGAACGCAGTTGGTTTTCGCCACACTTCGAATTTCGTTTTCCGATGATCGGTGAGATTACCGTGGACGGAATTCATTTCGAGTTACGCAATGCCATTGAACCCTGGTACGTGCTGGGCGAAGAGCCAGGCGGAGGTGGAACGGTCCGATTCGTCGATTCGTCGGTCGAGCGGCTGCAGGTTCGAGTGACAGGAATGACGGGCACTCGACATGTGATTTCATGCAATGGTCGACGCATTCCGCTGCACCCCACCGGTGTCCAGGGAGAATACGTCGGAGCCGTTCGCTATCGTGCCTGGTGGCCGCCATCGTGTTTGCATCCCACGGTACCCGTGCATAGTCCGCTCGTCTTTGATATTCTGGATGTCTGGTCAGAACGATCGATCGGCGGATGCGTTTACCACGTATCGCACCCGGCCGGCCGAAACTATGAAACTTTTCCTGTCAATGCGTACGAAGCCGAGGCGAGGCGAGTGTCACGATTCTTTGCGATGGGGCATACCCCCGGGCCGGTTAATATCCCGCCGCGCGAGATTAACGCGGCGTTTCCCCTGACGCTCGATCTGCGCCGAGGCGTTAGTCCTGCATGA
- a CDS encoding transglutaminase family protein: MKYKITHTTTYQYTSAVSICQNVVILTPRDSATLTCLHHRLTIRPTPTSASRRIDAFGNVVHAFSLEETHSQLSITAVSRVDVKESQLSSGTESFTVADLRKELNAGCGNEWLKVAVFLFNSPRIRKGQIFSSFARRFFPSDASLLQAIKSFNTHMHESFVYDKDATHVDTKTEEAFEGGRGVCQDFAHIAIACLRSIGIPARYVSGYLRTEPPEGRERLIGADQSHAWLSVYAGETIGWVDIDPTNDCVCSTDHIPVATGRDYSDVVPVRGIFLGGGDTSQAVSVDVAPI; the protein is encoded by the coding sequence ATGAAATATAAAATCACTCATACAACGACGTACCAGTACACGTCGGCGGTCAGCATTTGCCAGAACGTCGTTATCCTGACACCACGAGATTCCGCCACGCTGACATGCCTTCATCACCGGTTGACGATTCGGCCCACTCCCACTTCTGCCAGTCGCAGGATTGATGCGTTCGGAAATGTCGTGCACGCATTTTCTCTGGAGGAGACGCATTCGCAACTATCGATCACTGCGGTTAGTCGAGTTGACGTGAAAGAGTCGCAACTGTCGTCAGGCACTGAGTCTTTCACAGTGGCCGATCTGAGGAAAGAGCTCAACGCGGGATGCGGAAACGAATGGCTGAAGGTAGCAGTCTTTCTGTTTAATTCCCCCCGAATTCGGAAAGGTCAGATTTTCAGCAGCTTCGCACGCCGCTTCTTCCCTTCCGATGCCTCCCTGCTGCAGGCGATCAAGTCGTTCAACACGCACATGCACGAATCGTTCGTTTACGATAAAGACGCCACACACGTCGACACAAAGACAGAAGAAGCGTTTGAAGGGGGACGAGGTGTGTGTCAGGACTTTGCTCACATTGCCATTGCATGTCTCCGATCGATTGGTATTCCGGCACGCTATGTCAGCGGCTATCTGCGAACGGAGCCGCCCGAAGGCAGGGAGCGGCTTATCGGTGCAGATCAGTCTCATGCATGGTTGTCTGTGTATGCGGGCGAAACCATTGGCTGGGTTGATATTGATCCCACAAACGATTGTGTCTGTTCCACAGACCACATTCCTGTCGCCACGGGGCGAGACTATTCGGACGTCGTCCCGGTCCGCGGTATTTTCCTTGGAGGTGGCGATACTTCGCAGGCCGTGAGCGTCGATGTCGCGCCGATATAG
- a CDS encoding redoxin domain-containing protein produces MRFKRCAQIALLRVVAGILVSGAAHAQQKAPTAEQILKAYRPSQSDVEIDNPTAEELPKCRVENEPGSYVVLGAAGQVLRRISDTNADGFADQYRYYRMGLEVFRDIDTNKNNKPDQCRWMNWGGTRWGLDQNEDGRIDAWRILSAQEAARIAVESMIRGDVQALSSVMLSADDIKNLKINDSVARELAAATSDLPGKLRAILSSSKILNQRSTWVRFDPPVPGLIPAEDDRAATDLTVYENAMAIVQNGEKHDLVMIGEMVQIGNVWKLAQLPSPLEGSGPQTIQLGGILMQPQLTRASAGAPDSMSEEMQRLLAELQKIDEASPSAEATPAQLVAFNVQRADVLEKLMQQPQSDEDRVQWIRQFAEGVTAATQTGEYAAGPKRLADLQEKVKDNEELLSFIYYRRLLAEYAIRLKNADPKAPDAAQTWWGEQVEAYVKRWPKSESAPEAIAQLAIGAELLGRIDDAKSWYTMLARDYERSNQGIRARGALKRLALNGTRLELQGRSLNGQPLSIQQYRGKVTLVVFWTTWATPFTSDLQTINAIYQKYQPSGFEILGVNLDSTVDTLPAYLRQYGIRWQSIRDAGGMEGQLARDYGIISVPTMFIMDKDGVVASGIATENLETAVQALLKGEKLDATRQSAANAPRTQKN; encoded by the coding sequence ATGCGTTTCAAACGCTGCGCTCAGATCGCGTTGCTCAGGGTCGTCGCGGGCATTTTGGTTTCAGGGGCTGCTCATGCTCAGCAGAAAGCCCCGACGGCCGAACAGATTCTGAAGGCCTACCGCCCAAGCCAGTCAGATGTGGAAATTGATAACCCGACGGCGGAAGAACTACCCAAATGTCGAGTCGAAAATGAACCTGGCAGTTACGTCGTGTTGGGAGCAGCCGGCCAGGTCCTCCGCCGGATCTCGGACACCAATGCCGACGGTTTTGCCGACCAGTATCGATACTATCGCATGGGGCTGGAAGTCTTCCGCGATATCGATACCAACAAGAACAACAAGCCGGACCAGTGCCGGTGGATGAACTGGGGCGGGACTCGCTGGGGGCTCGACCAAAATGAAGACGGCCGCATTGATGCGTGGCGCATTCTTTCAGCTCAGGAAGCCGCTCGGATCGCGGTCGAGTCAATGATCCGCGGAGATGTTCAGGCACTCTCCAGCGTGATGTTATCTGCAGACGACATCAAGAATTTGAAAATCAACGATTCTGTCGCCAGAGAACTGGCGGCTGCGACCAGTGATTTGCCCGGAAAGCTTCGGGCAATCCTGTCCTCCAGTAAGATTCTGAATCAGCGATCAACATGGGTACGATTTGATCCGCCCGTCCCCGGACTCATTCCGGCAGAAGACGACAGGGCGGCAACTGACCTGACTGTCTATGAAAACGCCATGGCCATCGTGCAAAATGGAGAGAAGCACGATCTGGTCATGATCGGAGAGATGGTTCAGATCGGGAACGTCTGGAAACTGGCTCAATTGCCCAGCCCACTTGAAGGAAGCGGCCCGCAGACAATTCAACTCGGCGGAATTCTGATGCAGCCTCAGCTCACACGAGCATCCGCGGGTGCGCCCGACAGTATGTCGGAAGAAATGCAGCGTCTGCTGGCAGAGCTGCAAAAAATCGATGAAGCAAGTCCATCTGCCGAAGCAACCCCTGCTCAATTGGTGGCCTTCAACGTTCAGCGCGCGGATGTTCTGGAAAAACTGATGCAACAGCCACAGTCGGACGAAGACCGTGTGCAATGGATTCGTCAGTTCGCAGAAGGCGTTACCGCTGCTACTCAGACTGGTGAATATGCTGCTGGTCCCAAACGACTGGCGGATCTGCAGGAAAAAGTAAAAGACAACGAAGAACTGCTGAGCTTCATCTACTACCGCCGTCTTCTGGCGGAGTACGCAATCCGTCTGAAGAATGCCGATCCCAAGGCCCCGGATGCTGCTCAGACATGGTGGGGCGAACAGGTGGAAGCCTACGTCAAACGCTGGCCAAAATCAGAGAGTGCACCTGAAGCCATCGCACAGCTTGCCATTGGTGCTGAGCTTCTTGGGCGAATCGACGATGCGAAGTCCTGGTATACGATGCTGGCTCGTGACTACGAACGAAGCAATCAGGGGATCCGGGCCCGTGGAGCGCTGAAGCGACTGGCTTTGAATGGAACGAGACTGGAACTTCAGGGGCGGTCACTAAACGGGCAGCCGCTTTCCATTCAGCAGTATCGAGGCAAAGTGACGCTGGTCGTATTCTGGACAACCTGGGCCACGCCATTTACTTCGGATCTGCAAACCATTAATGCGATTTATCAGAAGTATCAGCCGTCCGGATTTGAGATCCTTGGCGTGAATCTGGATTCCACCGTGGATACGCTTCCCGCCTATCTCAGACAGTACGGAATTCGATGGCAGAGTATTCGTGACGCTGGCGGTATGGAAGGTCAGCTGGCTCGCGACTATGGAATCATTTCAGTGCCAACGATGTTCATAATGGATAAGGATGGTGTCGTAGCCAGTGGCATCGCTACGGAGAATCTTGAAACCGCTGTTCAGGCATTGCTGAAGGGTGAAAAGCTGGATGCAACGCGACAGTCAGCGGCGAACGCTCCCAGAACGCAAAAGAACTAA